From the Musa acuminata AAA Group cultivar baxijiao chromosome BXJ3-7, Cavendish_Baxijiao_AAA, whole genome shotgun sequence genome, one window contains:
- the LOC135580762 gene encoding auxilin-related protein 2-like isoform X2 has translation MEAQRVSKKAALGGAAASSAFDDVFGGPPKFLAPFSARMHDYAEIFGAAASACSIPFLDLPPAMDGFDGEPAAPRRSSGFDYFEVFGGLDFGELAVSYEELFAVPRRVEVGSSGGRALDDPAINDQDTEEYEYPLEDMHEDHKACREEDYVPLSSNSNHSDHGLKQSNLSYDRTSPISKEGAFSGKTQITDLPEFHSTLDTIVPLQTQTSDAACCMVYGDKNDGKLQSKFMSNSSTHGLEISRDEFTGDQKKSTIESPILDIDHANLKYCSQSASSDSVASDDASSSNTIYVSVSNISLRTQPLRVPPPSRPPPKTVSKKENPFLKACATSRISLDGRSLCKPNENSEEHYISVSSASHACQDADKNSPCFFDVNVDASSAAAAMKQAMELAQARLRTAKESMEKKRINLQSHKKLGQQESNKERKVDQTFIEGNFSEMLTQKSIVKEDKHTDVIASKERNRITNGVKASEDVAEAQRYVVFDQQIMQGNNLRSEKDCGKWRMNQEHHELLSNEKNYKMVEGVSDQEGNRKKTKATANIIEDIYAANKEALLPSELESTGILKEESDGSKNDTNLQDDNVAYKKQVIEEIENATPKFCLHENVDDLQKAHVSSSGENEKHGKSHEVCDGGMRIPYAIENTISERSENNRELSDGNEFQGIHDSKEGNWKSKAGKDAFECEENFFNLELIRRSSEDKLNSETCKDVLESADNADDRTVADASCEPCESKKKLNVSMISSVPNGGEIKMPIGSCVFEAGKGVSATSDCSEFMEKTGEEQVEYDHAENLDRMEESGLGNLQEVREEPYLKQELCMSGKNESELKVSQSVDELGENLKKLNATGVIMSGEQEKPMKAIEAACLKDCTGIKVKDSQVEEQQSDKIQEATRASCMQANSGNQDTCQANHEMRENEEIRKIHVKPDFSYNSNILSSIPDVSGKPLFVDLGVQLETLSERRCDILESTQNARENYNVESERIDFDMKKTEEKENERMERERKWAEVEASKLEEEKEREREREKDRVAVERATREAHKRAFAEARERAERIAVEKVTAEARQRALKEAREKAEKASVLSMEKSLAEKASREAKLRAERAAVQRATAEARERAAERALAEKATADARERAERSNGIYKDRMSRQNIKEDHISARNKDDYIGAHLQSTSPSSNYRKYSALINQSDGESALRCKARLERHQRTAERVAKALAEKNMRDIFAQREQAERNRLAEYLDADVKRWSNGKQGNLRALLSTLQYILGPESGWQPISLTDVITAAAVKKAYRKATLCVHPDKLQQRGASIQQKYICEKVFDLLKEAWNKFNSEER, from the exons ATGGAGGCGCAGCGCGTCTCCAAGAAGGCCGCCTTGGGGGGGGCGGCGGCGTCGTCCGCCTTCGACGACGTCTTCGGCGGGCCGCCCAAGTTCCTGGCTCCCTTCTCCGCCCGCATGCACGACTACGCCGAGATCTTCGGCGCCGCTGCGAGCGCCTGCAGCATCCCCTTCCTCGACCTCCCGCCGGCGATGGACGGCTTCGATGGTGAACCCGCTGCGCCCCGGAGGAGCTCCGGGTTCGACTACTTCGAGGTCTTCGGGGGTCTGGACTTTGGGGAGCTTGCTGTCTCCTACGAGGAGTTGTTCGCCGTGCCGAGGAGGGTGGAGGTTGGCTCTTCGGGTGGCAG GGCCCTGGATGATCCTGCCATTAACGATCAGGACACCGAAGAATACGAATATCCTCTGGAAGACATGCATGAAGATCATAAGGCATGTAGAGAAGAGGATTATGTTCCCCTTTCTTCAAATTCCAACCATTCAGATCATGGCTTAAAGCAATCTAACCTGTCATATGATAGGACAAGTCCAATCAGCAAAGAGGGTGCTTTTAGTGGGAAAACACAGATAACTGATTTGCCTGAATTTCACTCCACTCTTGACACAATTGTGCCCTTGCAGACCCAAACAAGTGATGCTGCTTGTTGCATGGTTTATGGTGATAAAAATGATGGGAAACTACAGAGCAAGTTTATGTCAAACTCATCAACTCATGGGTTAGAGATATCAAGAGATGAATTTACAGGTGACCAGAAGAAATCAACAATTGAATCTCCTATATTAGATATTGATCATGCAAATTTGAAATACTGTTCACAATCTGCTAGCAGTGACTCGGTAGCCAGTGACGATGCATCATCTTCCAATACTATCTATGTAAGTGTGTCAAACATCAGTCTCCGAACACAACCTTTGCGAGTACCACCACCATCAAGACCACCTCCTAAGACTGTCAGCAAGAAGGAAAATCCATTCTTGAAGGCATGTGCAACTTCAAGAATCAGTTTAGATGGAAGAAGTTTGTGTAAACCTAATGAAAATTCTGAAGAACACTATATTAGTGTTAGTTCCGCAAGCCATGCATGTCAGGATGCTGATAAGAACAGCCCTTGTTTCTTTGATGTCAATGTTGATGCAAGTTCAGCTGCTGCTGCAATGAAGCAAGCAATGGAACTAGCTCAAGCAAGATTGAGAACTGCTAAAGAGTCAATGGAGAAAAAGCGCATTAACCTTCAAAGTCACAAGAAGCTGGGTCAGCAGGAAAGCAATAAGGAAAGAAAGGTTGATCAAACTTTCATCGAAGGAAACTTCAGTGAGATGTTGACACAGAAATCCATAGTAAAAGAGGATAAACATACTGATGTGATCGcatcaaaagaaagaaatagaatTACCAATGGTGTAAAGGCAAGTGAAGATGTTGCAGAGGCACAGAGATATGTAGTGTTCGATCAACAGATAATGCAAGGAAACAATTTAAGATCAGAAAAGGATTGTGGAAAGtggaggatgaatcaagaacaccATGAGCTGCTAAGCaatgaaaagaattacaaaatggtTGAAGGTGTCTCTGACCAAGAAGGCAACAGGAAAAAAACAAAAGCAACAGCAAATATTATTGAAGATATTTATGCTGCGAATAAAGAGGCTCTTCTGCCATCTGAGCTTGAAAGTACCGGGATCTTGAAGGAAGAAAGTGATGGTAGCAAAAATGATACAAATCTGCAAGATGACAATGTAGCTTATAAGAAGCAAGTAATTGAAGAGATAGAAAATGCAACTCCAAAGTTTTGTCTGCATGAAAATGTTGATGATCTTCAAAAAGCTCATGTTTCTAGCAGTGGAGAAAACGAGAAGCATGGAAAGTCTCATGAGGTCTGTGATGGAGGGATGAGAATACCATATGCGATTGAGAATACTATATCTGAAAGAAGTGAAAATAATCGGGAACTGTCAGATGGCAATGAGTTTCAGGGGATTCATGACAGCAAAGAGGGAAACTGGAAATCAAAAGCTGGTAAAGATGCTTTTGAATGTGAAGAAAACTTTTTTAATCTTGAGCTAATTCGCAGAAGCTCTGAAGATAAATTAAATTCAGAAACTTGTAAAGATGTGTTGGAATCTGCAGACAATGCAGACGATCGCACTGTGGCTGATGCAAGTTGTGAGCCTTGTGAGAGTAAAAAAAAACTGAATGTGTCCATGATATCTTCTGTTCCAAATGGAGGGGAGATTAAGATGCCAATTGGATCATGCGTCTTTGAAGCAGGCAAAGGAGTGAGTGCCACTAGTGACTGCAGTGAGTTTATGGAAAAAACCGGAGAAGAGCAAGTTGAATATGATCATGCAGAAAATCTAGATCGGATGGAGGAAAGTGGGTTGGGAAATTTGCAGGAAGTCAGGGAGGAACCATATTTGAAGCAAGAGTTGTGCATGTCAGGGAAAAATGAATCAGAACTTAAAGTCAGTCAATCTGTAGATGAACTGGGAGAGAATTTGAAGAAACTAAATGCGACAGGAGTAATCATGTCTGGAGAACAGGAGAAGCCGATGAAAGCTATAGAAGCTGCCTGCTTGAAGGATTGCACTGGAATCAAAGTTAAGGACTCTCAAGTTGAAGAGCAGCAAAGTGACAAGATACAAGAGGCAACTCGAGCGTCTTGTATGCAGGCAAACTCTGGGAATCAGGACACATGTCAAGCAAACCATGAGATGAGAGAAAATGAGGAGATCAGAAAAATTCATGTGAAACCTGATTTTTCATATAACAGTAATATCTTAAGTTCCATTCCAGATGTCTCAGGCAAGCCTCTGTTTGTAGATTTGGGTGTCCAGCTGGAAACTCTGTCTGAAAGGAGATGTGACATATTAGAATCAACACAGAATGCTAGAGAAAATTATAATGTAGAGTCTGAGAGAATTGATTTTGATATGAAAAAgacagaagagaaagaaaatgaaagaatggaaagagaaagaaaatgggCAGAAGTTGAGGCAAGCAAactagaagaagagaaagagagggagagagaaagagaaaaggacaGAGTTGCTGTGGAAAGAGCAACACGGGAAGCACATAAAAGGGCATTTGCTGAAGCAAGAGAAAGGGCAGAGAGAATTGCTGTAGAGAAGGTTACTGCTGAAGCTCGGCAAAGAGCTCTCAAAGAGGCCCGTGAGAAGGCAGAGAAGGCTTCTGTTCTATCTATGGAAAAATCACTTGCTGAGAAGGCTTCAAGAGAAGCTAAATTAAGGGCAGAGCGAGCTGCTGTTCAGCGAGCAACTGCTGAAGCTCGGGAACGTGCTGCAGAAAGAGCACTTGCTGAAAAGGCTACTGCAGATGCTAGGGAACGTGCAGAGAGATCAAATGGTATTTACAAGGACAGAATGAGTAGACAAAATATCAAAGAAGATCATATCAGTGCCAGGAATAAG GATGATTATATTGGTGCACATCTTCAGAGTACTAGTCCTTCAAGCAACTACAGAAAATATTCAGCTTTGATTAACCAAA GCGATGGTGAATCAGCTCTAAGGTGTAAAGCTAGGCTGGAGAGACATCAAAGGACAGCTGAACGTGTG GCAAAAGCTCTTGCAGAAAAGAACATGCGTGACATTTTTGCTCAAAGAGAACAAGCAGAGAGAAAT AGATTAGCAGAGTATCTGGATGCTGATGTCAAGAGATGGTCAAATGGAAAACAAGGAAATCTGCGTGCACTGCTGTCAACACtgcaatat ATCCTTGGGCCTGAGAGTGGTTGGCAGCCAATTTCCTTGACAGATGTCATTACAGCTGCTGCTGTGAAGAAAGCTTACAGGAAGGCTACACTCTGTGTTCATCCCGATAAATTGCAGCAAAGGGGTGCTAGCATTCAACAAAAGTACATTTGCGAAAAGGTTTTTGATCTTCTTAAG GAAGCTTGGAACAAATTTAACTCGGAGGAGCGATGA
- the LOC135580762 gene encoding auxilin-related protein 2-like isoform X1 translates to MEAQRVSKKAALGGAAASSAFDDVFGGPPKFLAPFSARMHDYAEIFGAAASACSIPFLDLPPAMDGFDGEPAAPRRSSGFDYFEVFGGLDFGELAVSYEELFAVPRRVEVGSSGGRALDDPAINDQDTEEYEYPLEDMHEDHKACREEDYVPLSSNSNHSDHGLKQSNLSYDRTSPISKEGAFSGKTQITDLPEFHSTLDTIVPLQTQTSDAACCMVYGDKNDGKLQSKFMSNSSTHGLEISRDEFTGDQKKSTIESPILDIDHANLKYCSQSASSDSVASDDASSSNTIYVSVSNISLRTQPLRVPPPSRPPPKTVSKKENPFLKACATSRISLDGRSLCKPNENSEEHYISVSSASHACQDADKNSPCFFDVNVDASSAAAAMKQAMELAQARLRTAKESMEKKRINLQSHKKLGQQESNKERKVDQTFIEGNFSEMLTQKSIVKEDKHTDVIASKERNRITNGVKASEDVAEAQRYVVFDQQIMQGNNLRSEKDCGKWRMNQEHHELLSNEKNYKMVEGVSDQEGNRKKTKATANIIEDIYAANKEALLPSELESTGILKEESDGSKNDTNLQDDNVAYKKQVIEEIENATPKFCLHENVDDLQKAHVSSSGENEKHGKSHEVCDGGMRIPYAIENTISERSENNRELSDGNEFQGIHDSKEGNWKSKAGKDAFECEENFFNLELIRRSSEDKLNSETCKDVLESADNADDRTVADASCEPCESKKKLNVSMISSVPNGGEIKMPIGSCVFEAGKGVSATSDCSEFMEKTGEEQVEYDHAENLDRMEESGLGNLQEVREEPYLKQELCMSGKNESELKVSQSVDELGENLKKLNATGVIMSGEQEKPMKAIEAACLKDCTGIKVKDSQVEEQQSDKIQEATRASCMQANSGNQDTCQANHEMRENEEIRKIHVKPDFSYNSNILSSIPDVSGKPLFVDLGVQLETLSERRCDILESTQNARENYNVESERIDFDMKKTEEKENERMERERKWAEVEASKLEEEKEREREREKDRVAVERATREAHKRAFAEARERAERIAVEKVTAEARQRALKEAREKAEKASVLSMEKSLAEKASREAKLRAERAAVQRATAEARERAAERALAEKATADARERAERSNGIYKDRMSRQNIKEDHISARNKDDYIGAHLQSTSPSSNYRKYSALINQIGDGESALRCKARLERHQRTAERVAKALAEKNMRDIFAQREQAERNRLAEYLDADVKRWSNGKQGNLRALLSTLQYILGPESGWQPISLTDVITAAAVKKAYRKATLCVHPDKLQQRGASIQQKYICEKVFDLLKEAWNKFNSEER, encoded by the exons ATGGAGGCGCAGCGCGTCTCCAAGAAGGCCGCCTTGGGGGGGGCGGCGGCGTCGTCCGCCTTCGACGACGTCTTCGGCGGGCCGCCCAAGTTCCTGGCTCCCTTCTCCGCCCGCATGCACGACTACGCCGAGATCTTCGGCGCCGCTGCGAGCGCCTGCAGCATCCCCTTCCTCGACCTCCCGCCGGCGATGGACGGCTTCGATGGTGAACCCGCTGCGCCCCGGAGGAGCTCCGGGTTCGACTACTTCGAGGTCTTCGGGGGTCTGGACTTTGGGGAGCTTGCTGTCTCCTACGAGGAGTTGTTCGCCGTGCCGAGGAGGGTGGAGGTTGGCTCTTCGGGTGGCAG GGCCCTGGATGATCCTGCCATTAACGATCAGGACACCGAAGAATACGAATATCCTCTGGAAGACATGCATGAAGATCATAAGGCATGTAGAGAAGAGGATTATGTTCCCCTTTCTTCAAATTCCAACCATTCAGATCATGGCTTAAAGCAATCTAACCTGTCATATGATAGGACAAGTCCAATCAGCAAAGAGGGTGCTTTTAGTGGGAAAACACAGATAACTGATTTGCCTGAATTTCACTCCACTCTTGACACAATTGTGCCCTTGCAGACCCAAACAAGTGATGCTGCTTGTTGCATGGTTTATGGTGATAAAAATGATGGGAAACTACAGAGCAAGTTTATGTCAAACTCATCAACTCATGGGTTAGAGATATCAAGAGATGAATTTACAGGTGACCAGAAGAAATCAACAATTGAATCTCCTATATTAGATATTGATCATGCAAATTTGAAATACTGTTCACAATCTGCTAGCAGTGACTCGGTAGCCAGTGACGATGCATCATCTTCCAATACTATCTATGTAAGTGTGTCAAACATCAGTCTCCGAACACAACCTTTGCGAGTACCACCACCATCAAGACCACCTCCTAAGACTGTCAGCAAGAAGGAAAATCCATTCTTGAAGGCATGTGCAACTTCAAGAATCAGTTTAGATGGAAGAAGTTTGTGTAAACCTAATGAAAATTCTGAAGAACACTATATTAGTGTTAGTTCCGCAAGCCATGCATGTCAGGATGCTGATAAGAACAGCCCTTGTTTCTTTGATGTCAATGTTGATGCAAGTTCAGCTGCTGCTGCAATGAAGCAAGCAATGGAACTAGCTCAAGCAAGATTGAGAACTGCTAAAGAGTCAATGGAGAAAAAGCGCATTAACCTTCAAAGTCACAAGAAGCTGGGTCAGCAGGAAAGCAATAAGGAAAGAAAGGTTGATCAAACTTTCATCGAAGGAAACTTCAGTGAGATGTTGACACAGAAATCCATAGTAAAAGAGGATAAACATACTGATGTGATCGcatcaaaagaaagaaatagaatTACCAATGGTGTAAAGGCAAGTGAAGATGTTGCAGAGGCACAGAGATATGTAGTGTTCGATCAACAGATAATGCAAGGAAACAATTTAAGATCAGAAAAGGATTGTGGAAAGtggaggatgaatcaagaacaccATGAGCTGCTAAGCaatgaaaagaattacaaaatggtTGAAGGTGTCTCTGACCAAGAAGGCAACAGGAAAAAAACAAAAGCAACAGCAAATATTATTGAAGATATTTATGCTGCGAATAAAGAGGCTCTTCTGCCATCTGAGCTTGAAAGTACCGGGATCTTGAAGGAAGAAAGTGATGGTAGCAAAAATGATACAAATCTGCAAGATGACAATGTAGCTTATAAGAAGCAAGTAATTGAAGAGATAGAAAATGCAACTCCAAAGTTTTGTCTGCATGAAAATGTTGATGATCTTCAAAAAGCTCATGTTTCTAGCAGTGGAGAAAACGAGAAGCATGGAAAGTCTCATGAGGTCTGTGATGGAGGGATGAGAATACCATATGCGATTGAGAATACTATATCTGAAAGAAGTGAAAATAATCGGGAACTGTCAGATGGCAATGAGTTTCAGGGGATTCATGACAGCAAAGAGGGAAACTGGAAATCAAAAGCTGGTAAAGATGCTTTTGAATGTGAAGAAAACTTTTTTAATCTTGAGCTAATTCGCAGAAGCTCTGAAGATAAATTAAATTCAGAAACTTGTAAAGATGTGTTGGAATCTGCAGACAATGCAGACGATCGCACTGTGGCTGATGCAAGTTGTGAGCCTTGTGAGAGTAAAAAAAAACTGAATGTGTCCATGATATCTTCTGTTCCAAATGGAGGGGAGATTAAGATGCCAATTGGATCATGCGTCTTTGAAGCAGGCAAAGGAGTGAGTGCCACTAGTGACTGCAGTGAGTTTATGGAAAAAACCGGAGAAGAGCAAGTTGAATATGATCATGCAGAAAATCTAGATCGGATGGAGGAAAGTGGGTTGGGAAATTTGCAGGAAGTCAGGGAGGAACCATATTTGAAGCAAGAGTTGTGCATGTCAGGGAAAAATGAATCAGAACTTAAAGTCAGTCAATCTGTAGATGAACTGGGAGAGAATTTGAAGAAACTAAATGCGACAGGAGTAATCATGTCTGGAGAACAGGAGAAGCCGATGAAAGCTATAGAAGCTGCCTGCTTGAAGGATTGCACTGGAATCAAAGTTAAGGACTCTCAAGTTGAAGAGCAGCAAAGTGACAAGATACAAGAGGCAACTCGAGCGTCTTGTATGCAGGCAAACTCTGGGAATCAGGACACATGTCAAGCAAACCATGAGATGAGAGAAAATGAGGAGATCAGAAAAATTCATGTGAAACCTGATTTTTCATATAACAGTAATATCTTAAGTTCCATTCCAGATGTCTCAGGCAAGCCTCTGTTTGTAGATTTGGGTGTCCAGCTGGAAACTCTGTCTGAAAGGAGATGTGACATATTAGAATCAACACAGAATGCTAGAGAAAATTATAATGTAGAGTCTGAGAGAATTGATTTTGATATGAAAAAgacagaagagaaagaaaatgaaagaatggaaagagaaagaaaatgggCAGAAGTTGAGGCAAGCAAactagaagaagagaaagagagggagagagaaagagaaaaggacaGAGTTGCTGTGGAAAGAGCAACACGGGAAGCACATAAAAGGGCATTTGCTGAAGCAAGAGAAAGGGCAGAGAGAATTGCTGTAGAGAAGGTTACTGCTGAAGCTCGGCAAAGAGCTCTCAAAGAGGCCCGTGAGAAGGCAGAGAAGGCTTCTGTTCTATCTATGGAAAAATCACTTGCTGAGAAGGCTTCAAGAGAAGCTAAATTAAGGGCAGAGCGAGCTGCTGTTCAGCGAGCAACTGCTGAAGCTCGGGAACGTGCTGCAGAAAGAGCACTTGCTGAAAAGGCTACTGCAGATGCTAGGGAACGTGCAGAGAGATCAAATGGTATTTACAAGGACAGAATGAGTAGACAAAATATCAAAGAAGATCATATCAGTGCCAGGAATAAG GATGATTATATTGGTGCACATCTTCAGAGTACTAGTCCTTCAAGCAACTACAGAAAATATTCAGCTTTGATTAACCAAA TAGGCGATGGTGAATCAGCTCTAAGGTGTAAAGCTAGGCTGGAGAGACATCAAAGGACAGCTGAACGTGTG GCAAAAGCTCTTGCAGAAAAGAACATGCGTGACATTTTTGCTCAAAGAGAACAAGCAGAGAGAAAT AGATTAGCAGAGTATCTGGATGCTGATGTCAAGAGATGGTCAAATGGAAAACAAGGAAATCTGCGTGCACTGCTGTCAACACtgcaatat ATCCTTGGGCCTGAGAGTGGTTGGCAGCCAATTTCCTTGACAGATGTCATTACAGCTGCTGCTGTGAAGAAAGCTTACAGGAAGGCTACACTCTGTGTTCATCCCGATAAATTGCAGCAAAGGGGTGCTAGCATTCAACAAAAGTACATTTGCGAAAAGGTTTTTGATCTTCTTAAG GAAGCTTGGAACAAATTTAACTCGGAGGAGCGATGA
- the LOC103992828 gene encoding putative glucose-6-phosphate 1-epimerase produces MATSVAMASLPLGRAPTPWSADRRLRFRSSGIAFASLEQKTYAQGIKISEGNGGLPKVSLLSPHGSEAEIYLFGGCITSWKVSNGKDLLFVRPDAVFNGKKPISGGIPHCFPQFGPGPVQQHGFARNMSWSIADSDNVEGDPIITLELRDDPYSRSMWDFSFQTLYKVKLHSNSLSTVLTVTNTDKKPFSFTTALHTYFRASIAGVSVKGLKGCKTLNKDPDPSNPLEGKEGREVITFPGFIDCIYLDAPKEIFLDNGIGDVINIQNSNWSDAVLWNPYMQMESCFKDFVCVENAKIGQVHLEPAQSWTAEQKIAIS; encoded by the exons ATGGCGACGAGCGTGGCGATGGCCTCCCTGCCCCTCGGAAGAGCCCCAACCCCATGGAGCGCAGATCGACGGCTCCGTTTCAG ATCGTCAGGAATCGCGTTTGCGAGCTTAGAACAAAAGACTTATGCCCAggggatcaagatttcggagggGAATGGGGGGCTTCCCAAGGTCTCCCTGCTTTCTCCTCATGGCAG TGAGGCTGAGATTTATCTGTTCGGAGGCTGCATTACATCTTGGAAGGTTTCGAATGGCAAGGACCTTCTCTTTGTTCGGCCAGATGCTGTGTTCAATGGAAAGAAACCTATCAG TGGAGGAATCCCACACTGTTTCCCTCAATTTGGACCTGGCCCTGTACAGCAG CATGGTTTTGCAAGAAACATGAGCTGGTCTATTGCTGACTCTGATAATGTTGAAGGGGATCCTATCATAACCTTGGAACTAAGGGATGACCCTTACAGTCGCTCGATGTGGGATTTCAGCTTTCAGACTTTGTACAAG GTCAAGCTACACTCTAATAGTTTGTCAACGGTGCTAACTGTTACCAACACGGACAagaaacctttttcatttacCACTGCGCTGCATACCTATTTCCGT GCTTCTATAGCAGGAGTATCAGTGAAAGGTCTAAAGGGTTGTAAGACTCTGAACAAGGACCCAGATCCTTCTAATCCTTTGGAGGGTAAGGAGGGGAG GGAAGTCATAACTTTTCCGGGGTTCATTGATTGCATTTACCTTGATGCACCCAAAGAGATATTCCTTGACAATGGAATTGGTGATGTAATAAATATACAAAACAGCAA TTGGTCAGATGCGGTTCTGTGGAATCCGTATATGCAGATGGAATCCTGCTTCAAAGATTTTGTTTGTGTGGAAAATGCCAAG ATTGGACAAGTCCATCTAGAGCCTGCGCAATCATGGACTGCAGAGCAGAAAATTGCCATTAGCTGA
- the LOC135642338 gene encoding protein RADIALIS-like 3, translating into MASGSMSSSWTAKENKTFEKALAVYDKDTPDRWHKIARAVGGKTAEEVKRHYELLVEDVRRIEAGQMPYYRPSNNRG; encoded by the exons ATGGCGTCCGGCTCGATGAGTTCCTCATGGACCGCAAAGGAGAACAAGACGTTCGAGAAGGCGCTCGCGGTTTACGACAAGGACACGCCCGATCGCTGGCACAAGATCGCCCGCGCCGTTGGAGGGAAGACGGCCGAAGAGGTGAAGCGCCATTACGAACTGCTCGTGGAGGACGTACGCCGCATCGAGGCAGGCCAAATGCCTTATTACAGGCCCTCCAACAACAGAG GTTGA
- the LOC103993026 gene encoding zinc-finger homeodomain protein 6-like, giving the protein MEFRNPGEIGIPASSSSSSGYKPSLVRGGSAFSKPTLFPSTSLVSPRGEGDAGGAGVGSGGVGRGGARNGNILGNTEALPPPTLESTPRAIDRLPQSLGKNADQAAISNSSPGAAGVGLSADNSKPTTIAKTSTITAATGAAYISTKYKECLRNYAAALGGHVVDGCGEFMPSGDPDTPEALKCAACGCHRSFHRRETDGSAGTANSYYHGTTRLPLLLPPPHPQAHPHHQQQFQLGGFSSSPSAAVRGTSGFVHFGGSNPSGSGGTTTESSSEERLNTATPTPTTIPRKRFRTKFTAEQKENMLAFAERVGWRFQRQDDAMVEQFCAEIGVRRQVLKVWMHNNKHTVVRKQQQLQPPPPEEQPVQQPQSAQRLQQ; this is encoded by the coding sequence ATGGAGTTTAGGAATCCTGGTGAGATTGGGAtacctgcctcctcctcctcctcttctggcTATAAACCTTCTCTCGTCAGAGGAGGATCTGCCTTCTCTAAACCCACACTCTTCCCCTCTACCTCTCTTGTCTCCCCAAGAGGAGAAGGAGACGCAGGAGGCGCGGGAGTTGGAAGTGGTGGTGTTGGAAGAGGAGGAGCAAGAAACGGTAACATCCTCGGTAACACCGAGGCACTACCACCACCGACTCTTGAATCCACCCCCAGAGCCATAGATCGTCTTCCTCAGTCTCTTGGGAAGAACGCAGATCAAGCTGCCATCTCCAACTCGTCTCCAGGTGCTGCTGGTGTGGGTCTGTCTGCAGACAACTCCAAACCGACAACCATCGCTAAGACTTCGACCATCACCGCCGCCACCGGCGCAGCTTATATCTCCACCAAGTACAAAGAATGCCTTCGCAACTACGCGGCCGCCTTAGGCGGCCACGTTGTCGACGGCTGCGGCGAGTTCATGCCGAGCGGCGACCCCGACACGCCCGAGGCACTGAAATGCGCAGCCTGCGGCTGCCATCGAAGCTTCCACAGGAGAGAGACCGACGGCAGCGCCGGCACCGCCAATTCCTACTACCATGGCACCACTCGCCTGCCCCTACTGCTCCCGCCTCCCCATCCCCAAGCGCACCCCCACCACCAGCAGCAGTTCCAACTCGGCGGCTTCTCCTCGAGTCCGTCGGCGGCCGTGCGGGGGACGTCCGGCTTCGTCCACTTCGGTGGTAGCAACCCCAGCGGGAGCGGGGGCACCACCACGGAGTCGTCGAGCGAAGAAAGGTTAAACACTGCGACGCCGACGCCCACAACCATACCGAGGAAGCGGTTCCGGACCAAGTTCACCGCGGAGCAGAAGGAGAACATGTTGGCTTTCGCCGAGAGGGTGGGGTGGAGGTTTCAGCGGCAAGATGATGCAATGGTCGAGCAATTCTGCGCCGAGATTGGCGTGAGAAGACAAGTCTTAAAGGTCTGGATGCACAACAATAAGCACACAGTAGTTAgaaagcagcagcagctgcagccgccaccaccggaGGAACAACCAGTGCAACAGCCGCAGTCAGCGCAGCGCCTACAGCAGTAG